In the genome of Lacerta agilis isolate rLacAgi1 chromosome 2, rLacAgi1.pri, whole genome shotgun sequence, one region contains:
- the LOC117042149 gene encoding sperm acrosome membrane-associated protein 4-like has translation MAGRAAAALLITASVLQIALGQNMTDTKIGLHCYKCDFDRPCSMVRVTCNEGESCSTIRGHSDYKVHESIYGKGCVSARKCSGLDRISYSNNPFRVTYSCCNTDYCNGDFSGDFSGAPRLPLVCVATVLTMLLAYLL, from the exons ATGGCCGGGAGAGCTGCCGCTGCCCTGCTTATCACAGCATCCGTCTTACAAATAG CCCTGGGCCAAAACATGACGGACACAAAAATAGGGCTCCATTGCTACAAATGCGACTTCGATCGACCCTGCTCAATGGTGAGGGTGACCTGCAACGAAGGAGAGAGCTGCAGCACCATCAGAGGGCATTCAG ATTATAAAGTCCACGAATCCATCTACGGGAAGGGCTGCGTCTCCGCGAGGAAGTGCAGCGGCTTGGACAGAATCAGCTACTCCAACAACCCTTTCCGCGTCACCTACTCCTGCTGCAACACCGACTACTGCAATGGCGACTTCTCTGGTGACTTCTCTGGGGCACCCCGCCTCCCCTTGGTCTGCGTGGCCACTGTCCTGACCATGCTGCTTGCCTACCTCTTGTGA